AATTTTTGAACACAGATAGTTGAGGAAGCTGGAGGAGCTGTGACTCGTATGGATGGAGGGAAGTTCACTGTGTTCGATAGGTCTGTTTTGGTGTCCAACGGCGTTCTTCATTCCAAGGTCTtaaaatgctttttttttagTCTTTAATGCTCTAGAGATATTTACTCTTAACATGTTTTCTGGTTTTATAGCTTCTGGATAGAATCGCACCAGCTACTGAGAATTTGAAGACGAAAGGAATCGATTTCTCCTTATGGTTTAAGCCTGAAGATTATCATACAGAACTTTAAGTTTTTGTGTTTGTTCAAGAAAGGTATCATATTGCTATATGGCTTTTACCTCTTTGAGTtacattattatattatatgaataaTCGGTGGAACTTTAGTTACAATAAGATTTGTGTTTCCAACAATGACTTACACTTGTTGAACAAAGGCTTCATGGATCAACAAACCGGTCTTCCATCGTCCGGTCCACACCTCATAGAGACCAAACTGAAGCTTGGTATCTTGGTTATCCGCTGTGGGGCTAACCGAGATTTCGAACTGGCCATCAGATTCGTCAGGTATATTGACCGGTTCGGACCCGCCTTTGTTCTGGTTAacagatttgatttttttccacACCGTCTTGCCTTTCTTTCCGATTTTAGCAGACATGGCGAGTGGGGCTCCGTCCCAACCGGTAGCCTCCGGTTTAAACGAGATTTTGAAACCGATTTGGTATGCCTTCCCGGGTTCAGTCTTATCGAACGAACCGGTTACTTCTAACCAACTCACCATCTTCATCTCAGCAGGCACCCTATAACCAAATACCAACAATCAAATGAATCAGTTAAAGGCTTGAGACTTTTGGTATTAGTTAGTAACCCACAAAGTTGGTTTATCGGTTTAGTCGGTATAAACCGGAAGGTACCGTGGTTCTTTAGGGATAACCCAATATCTTGAGTCACCTCCCCAAACGAAATTAAGACCACTCGGTTGAAAAATCCATGCTTTTCTATTGGTCTGCCAattttaacccaaaaaaaaaacacaagcgagataaacatttttaaaaaaaatcagaatttagtttattttgtagTCTTACATCAAGTTCCATCTTGGAGTCTGCCATGTAATGCGAACTCTTTTGTGAGGACATTGCTTTGGAAAAAAACGCATCTTTCGAAATGAGATTTATATAGGGAAAAAAGGTAGAACAAATATAAAAGATCGTGACAGAAGAATGAGAAATCAGTAATTTACGCAAATTCTTTAACGTTTCTTCAGTTGGAGGAGGgacaaagtaaaataaaaatgcttgaACAAGAGGCAATGAAAGGCAAAGCATATATCCACAGCTTGCTGCACTTTATCTCAAATGCGAATCTGAAAATCAAACAATGTACTTTTTGAAAACAAGCTGACACTGTTATTTGTTCTGTTATATTAATTTCAAGTTACTTTGAAAAGTGAAGAATACACTCATTGTTTTTGGGTCATCTAGTAGATTGATTATGTTCGTACCATCGTCTGTTCTGTCATAAAACCGAACCAGAAGTCCCTTATATGTGAGTTTCAGGAAAGAGTCCCACAGTTTTGAGAAAAGTGCtttcaacagaaaaaaaaagtttggttaATCTGAATAAACTAATCTTTGAGCTCCCAAGTAGAAGAATATAACAGAAACTACTCAAGTTTCATTAGTTCAATACACACACAGAAAAGATAAGCAGGCACAGAGACAAAACTTCATTGGcgtttaatattttcttctaTCAGTCCGCATACTTTCTCTCAATCATCAATCACTTGTGCCGCGTCCGGTTGTTTACCAGCAGCTTTCGAACTGCACTTGTCTTCTTCCATCTGAGATAGAGGCTCCAACGAAACAGCTTTCTTTTCTTGGGTGACTCTTCTGTCACCCAAGAGTCATCAAATTCATTCATCACAGCAATtgtgtttatatttgttttaggccctgttcgtttgctcacccaggtgatccatctgggtgaagatgcaaatcAATGTTCAttttgtgcattataatgctacatccagatggatcacccagctgaatttttaaaaactcatctcaaattctcacccaaatgaaagtgagtcttgatggtgcatctgaATGCACatgcatctagttcagtccaaaatgattaatgacaaaaatgactttttaaaatcaaaatattattttcaaaccgtaaattctattttcttgcatatacattttttcgctataacaaaaaaatacattttctcgcaaaaactgaaaacacacattcccgctaaaaccgcaatatgcgtttttccgcaaaaaaaaaaaacgtaaaacgcacattttcataaaaacacatttttcggtCAAACCAGTAAAATCGCATTTTtcgaccaaaaccgaaaaaacgcatttttccttcaaaactgaaaaatgcattttcccgccaaaaccaaaaaaacacaattttcccgccaaaaccggaaaacacaattttcccgccaaaaccggaaaacacaattttcccgccaaaaccgaaaaacagaattttcccgccaaaaccgaaaacagaattttcccgtcaaaactgaaaaaacgcattttcccgccaaaaccagaaaacacaattttcccaccaaaaccggaaaaatgcattttcccgccaaaaccggaaaacacaattttcccaccaaaatcgcgaaaaagcttttcccgccaaaatcacgAAAAAAAACTTTCCCGTCTAAATcgtgaaaaaaaacttttctcgTCGAAAACACTTTTccctccaaaaccgcaaaaatacacTTTTCCCGTCCAAACGCAAAACCATATTTTTCCACCAAACCCATAAAAGCGTATTTTCCGCCGAAACcacgaaaatacactttttcgcCAAATACACTTTTTCcctcaaaaaccgcaaaaatattttccgccaaaacagtaaaaatgttatttttctgccgaaacataaaaaattatattttagtcattttattgacaagtccacctggatgcagatgaaagttaaaaaatgaaaagcaaacgaacatagttgcattcagattcatctggatACATagacgaaatgaagaaacgaacaacacccagatggagcatctagataagacatctagatggaccatctgAATGCATCTCCCAGATGTACAAACCAACAGGGCCTTACTTAACAAAGaatataaatattctaaaaaagTAAGCCAAAATTAAAAAGTTCATCGAATGATTTGTTTTTTCCCTTATActcaaaatacattttacacATTCCTCTAGAAACAAAAACTTTCCAAACGGTCAATAACCAAACTATTACATAGCACAAATTTGTAGATAGTGCTAGAATCCGACCGTTGCAACCTCAATTTCCATTAACGGTAATATTATCAGccctttttacttatataagtCAAGTTAAACTCAAGTTTTTTGTCCTAACCCAATTGTCTCTTACActtatttctctttctaaaaTGGAGTCTCAACAACCCAATCTCGAAACATCTCTCAAAATTCGATCCGACAACCACGAAGTCACCGTTTTGAACTCACCTCTCAAAACTCAATCCGACCCTCACGAAGTCACCGTTTTAAACTCTGAATCGCCTCCTCGGCTGCTCCCTGAAACAGTAAAAAATCAAGGATCTCCTCCACGAGTCTCCATTAACGATTCTATGAAGAAAATCGTGACACCAGATCGTCTCAGAGTCCCTGTAGCTTTCAAGCACCCAGAGAGGTAATCTTGATCAAGTGAAAGAACCGGTCGAACCCAATTCAAAATCAGACCGACCGGTACACagtgattttaattttgtaaattttttttaaaaaaatctcagGTATAGAAGTCCAACAGACGCAATGATGTCTCCAGTTACTCAAGGTCTCCTCGCAAGAAGCAGAAAGCCTTCCGGTTCTCTTATCCCACCCAGCTTCAACCTATCCAAGGCTTAATTTTTCAATCATATACCAAATCGAAAACCGGTTTTAGCCGGTTGATGAATTTGTAGCTTGAACCGAATAAAGTTTTTGCATGGTTTTGTTGGCACTTGCGTTACTGTATTTTCTTATGCTCATATTCTATAAAGAGAAATTAATACAAATCCTTTCTCCCCACTGATCCTTGTTGAGGGTTTCGACTTCTATGTCAATGTCAATTTTACAAGCATCTTTTGCCTTTGGGAGTCCTTAAACTTACACTAAGCGCTGTTTTTATGTAAGCTAAACGGCACACAATTGGTTAAAATTATAATGAAACGGCACGATATGCTATATAATTCCGTTTTCTAAAGACATTAATAAGACCACACTTTGAAACTTATCGTCATCATTGGTTCGACCGTGCTTCTAAAAATTTAGTCGTAAAAATTTAGTTGTAGGTAAATTGGTTGTAGCTGTAAATTTGTTATTGTAGATTTTTTTGCAGAAACTTTTGTTGtaattaaatttgttgtagctgtaaattataggctgtagatattttaaaataaaatatgtgaaatctctgatgtatatataaaataattatttttttatcaattaaataatttatattaatattttttataaattctcaaattttattattatttaaaatgtgatatgtaaataatatatattttatttaaaatatttcaataatttttacaacacccaaaattgaattaaatatttatagatgtttttaattattattatctaatttatttgatattataaacagtttttttatttcacagATTCTACAGCATATAAAAGAAAGCTTTAGGTTTTTTacctaaaatacattaaaaaaaaatttgctttaatttttttttgctgtagctttaaaaataaagctaaagcatgattggtaaaagtttataaaa
This region of Brassica napus cultivar Da-Ae chromosome C5, Da-Ae, whole genome shotgun sequence genomic DNA includes:
- the BNACNNG77660D gene encoding uncharacterized protein BNACNNG77660D, which gives rise to MESQQPNLETSLKIRSDNHEVTVLNSPLKTQSDPHEVTVLNSESPPRLLPETVKNQGSPPRVSINDSMKKIVTPDRLRVPVAFKHPERYRSPTDAMMSPVTQGLLARSRKPSGSLIPPSFNLSKA
- the LOC106366707 gene encoding protein PHLOEM PROTEIN 2-LIKE A9, coding for MLCLSLPLVQAFLFYFVPPPTEETLKNLRKLLISHSSVTIFYICSTFFPYINLISKDAFFSKAMSSQKSSHYMADSKMELDTNRKAWIFQPSGLNFVWGGDSRYWVIPKEPRVPAEMKMVSWLEVTGSFDKTEPGKAYQIGFKISFKPEATGWDGAPLAMSAKIGKKGKTVWKKIKSVNQNKGGSEPVNIPDESDGQFEISVSPTADNQDTKLQFGLYEVWTGRWKTGLLIHEAFVQQV